The window GACCAGCCCGAAAAGCATGTAATCTATTTAGATAAATCCTTCATTTTAATCCGTTCAAAAGACATTTTCCAAAAGAGTAACTCAAATGTTCGAATCCATAAAAATATACAAGAATGAAAAATTGGACTTGGAAGGACTGCTCGCCGAGCTTTATCACTATGGCTATGAGCATGTCCAGAGGGTGGCCGAGTGTGGCGATTTCAGCCGGCACGGCGAAGTGGTGTCTATATTTCCGGTTACGTTTTCAGATCCTATACGCCTTGAACTAAAAAATGACACCATAGAAAAGATAAGAAGTTATGATATTGAAACCGGCCGCGCGATAGAGGAGCATAACGCCGTAATAATACTCCCCTTGAAGGGAATTCACAAAAAGACGATAAGATCAAAGGCTGTAGAGCTTTCGGAACGCTCGCCCATAGATAGTTTTGTTGATATAGAGCCCGGCAATAGGGTCGTGCACGTAGAGCACGGCATAGGTATATATAGGGGCGTAGAAAGGCATAAGCAAGGCGCGAAGATTATGGACAATATAGTCATTGAATATGCCGAAGGCGATAAACTTTATGTGCCGTTCTCGGACATAAATTTAGTCCAGAAATATATAGGTTTCGAAAAGAAGTCTACTATCCACAAATTGGGAGGCAAGCTTTGGAAGAGGGCTAAACTCGCTGCCCAAAAAGGAATAAATAATCTTGCCCTTGAACTGCTTGAGCTTGCCGTAAAAAGAGAGGCGATGGAAGGGTTTCAGTTTTCAAAGGATGCGGACTGGCAGAAGGAATTAGAAGGCAATTTTCCGTTTAAAGAGACGCCGGACCAGGCGAAGGCGGCGGAGGAGGTAAAAGGAGATATGGAAAAGCCGAAGCCGATGGACCGCCTGATATGCGGCGACGTAGGCTACGGCAAGACGGAAGTGGCTCTTCGCGCGGCATTTAAAGCGGTTATGGATAATAAGCAGGTGGCCATGTTGGTACCGACCACAATATTGGCAGAGCAGCATTATAATACGTTTACAGGCAGGATGAAGAAATATCCCGTATCCATCGCCATGCTAAGCAGATTTAATACCGGATCCGAACAGAAGCGGATTCTCCAGTTGCTTAAGGACGGCAAAATAGATATAGTCATAGGTACGCACCGTCTTTTATCTTTGGACGTGGGTTTTAAGGATCTGGGGCTTGTAATAATAGATGAGGAACAGAGATTTGGCGTTAAGCATAAGGAGACATTGAAAAAGATGAGACTGATGGTGGATGTGCTTACGATGACGGCAACACCCATACCAAGGACTTTATACATGTCCCTGATGAGCGCAAAAGATATGTCGCAGTTGGAAACGCCCCCTCAGGATAGACTACCCATCAAGACAACTATTCTGCGTTATGACGAGGGAGCGATAAAAGAGGCCATAGAGCGTGAAGTGAGCCGGAAGGGGCAGGTATATTTTGTTACCAATAGGATAAGAGGGATAGAGAAGATAGCGTATCATTTGGAAAAATTGTGCCGCGACGCCAAGATTGATGTAGCGCACGGTCAAATGCCGCCCAGAGCCCTTGAGTCTGCGATGTTAAAATTTATAAAAGGGGATACAGATGTCCTTCTATCTACGGCAATAATAGAATCCGGCATAGATATACCCAACGCAAATACGATAATCATAAATAATGCGGACCGGTTCGGCCTGGCGGATTTATACCAACTGCGCGGCCGCGTGGGACGGTTCAAAAGGCAGGCATACGCGTATCTGGTCATGTCCAAAGAAGGCTCGTCAGCGACACTCGCCCAAAGCCGACTCGATACCATACATAAGTTTACGGCGCTCGGTTCCGGATTCAGGATAGCCATGAAGGACTTGGAAATGAGGGGCGCCGGGAATATTTTAGGGTCGGAGCAGCACGGCTATATAAATTCTATAGGTTTCGACCTTTATTGCAGGCTGCTAAAAGGCGCGGTCAGCGCATATAAAAAGACCTTGAGAATCGGCGCTTAGCGTGGTATACTAAATTTTCAACCGTTAGTACACAATTTACAGAAAGGAAATACGATGAAAAGGATCATGTTTGGTATACTGGCAGCCGCTCTTCTTTTGTCATTTGCCGGCTGTGCCAATGAAAGTAAGCGCATACTTGCCAAAGTGGACGGTGAAAGTATAACGCTTAAAAACTTTAATGACCGCATAACAAAACTGCCGAAACAATATCAGGATATAGTCAAAGCGCAGAAACGCAATTATCTAGACGACCTTATTATGGAAAAACTGCTGTATAAGAAGGCGGTAAAGACGGGCATAGATAAAGACAAAGAGACTCAGGAGATCATTGTCGAGGCAACAAAAAAGATCGTTATCGCAAGGCTTGTAGAGAGGGAAGTGGAGAAGAAGGTAAAGGTCTCGGATGATGAGGCCAGGAAATATTACGATGAACACAGCGAAGAGTTTATGCTGCCGGAGAGATGGCGCGCCTCTCACATACTTGTCGATACGCCCGAAGAGGCCAATGCGATAAAACAGAAATTGGACCAGGGCGCGTCGTTTGATGAACTGGCGCGGGAAAAGTCGAAAGACGCGACGGCGAAGATAGGCGGGGATATAGGATATTTCTCAAGGGGGCAGCTTGTGCCGGAATTTGAGGAGGAATGCTATAAGCTTAAAGTCGGCGAAGTGGGAGATGTGGTAAAGACACAGTTCGGTTATCATGTTATCATTCTTACAGACAAGAAGAATCCGGAAGTGCAGGAATTTGCGGCGGTAGGGGACATGATAAGGAAAGAACTGGAGCGCGAGAAAAAGAAGGCGCTCTTAGATAAGATGATGACGGATGTGCGCAGTAACGCCAAGATAGTCATAAATGAAAAACTTTTGGATGAAGAGATTAAGAAAGATGCTAAAGATACCAAGAATCCTCCGGAAGCGCCGACCGGAGCAGATTCGGGAAAGAGCGAATAACCAATAATATGAAAAAAAGATTTTATATAAAAACCATATGCGTTATGACTTTATTTCTGTTCGCAGCCGCGCAGTACGCCCATTCGGTAGTGGTAGATAAAATAGTCGGCGTCGTAAACGGCGAAGTGATAACCCAGCGCGAAGTGGCGCAATACCTCTATCCCGTATACGAGGAATATCAGAAAGAGTATACCGGAAGAAACCTCGAAGAAAAGATGATGGAAGCTGAAGACATGGTATTAAATCAGCTTATAGAGGATAAGCTGATCCTCTCGGAGGCCAAAAAGGAGGGCATAAAGGCCGATAATGATGAAGTAGATGCCCGGATCAGAGAGATTGCCATCGAGAGGTTTGGCTCGGAGGAGAAATTCAGAGAAGTGCTCGCTATACAGAATATATCCTTCAGCGAAATGAAAGAGTCGCTGAGAAACGATATCATAAAATCAAAAATAGTCCGCGAGAAAGTCGGCAGCAGAGTCATCATTACTCCCAGCGAGGTAAGGCGGTATTACGATGAGCATATTGATGAATTTGTAGAGCCGGAGAGCGCGGAAGTATTCAATATGTTAGTTAGAAAAAAAGAAGCGCAGGATGACAAGTCCAAAGAATTAATTAAGAAGATAAAAACACTCATTGATAACGGGAAGGATTTTGAAGCGCTTGCCATGGAATATTCGGAGGGGCCGAACGCCAAGGGCGGCGGAGGGTTAGGATTTATATCGAAAGGCGAGATGATAAAAGAGATAGACGAAACAATCTTCGCGCTGGAACCAACTCAGGTATCCGAGATCGTGGAAACTCCCATCGGTTATCATATATTTAAGGTAACTGAGAAACTGCCAGCAACATCAAAGGATTTTGATTCCGCAAAAGAGGAGATAACGGAAGCTATTTACAAAAAGAAGATACAGAGGAATCTTGCAAAATGGCTTAAGGAGCTGAAAGAAAATGCCTATATCTCCATCAAGTAAGCCGCTCGTCGCGCTTACCATGGGCGATCCCTCCGGAATAGGCGCCGAAATAATATTGCAGGCCCTCGCTAAACCCGCCATAAAAAAACTTGCGGACTATATAGTAATCGGCGACCTTCGGGTCCTTGAAAAAGCAAATCATATTTTACAAAGACGCGGCATGCCATCTATTTCTAAACCGGCGTCGATAAACGTACTTGACCTGCAAAATGTCCGGATGGGCGGATTTTCGTTCGGAAAAGAGCGCGCGGATTACGGAAGGGCTTCCATAGAGTACATACGCGAGGCCTTTCGGCTTGTAAGATCCGGGGCAGCAGATAGCATAGTCACCGCCCCCATAAATAAATCCTCTGCCAAAAAATCCGGTTTTAAATTTCCGGGGCACACTGAATACCTTGCCGCTCAGAGCGGCGCAAAAGATTATGTGATGATGCTTGCCGGCGGGCCTCTCAGGGTAAGCCTGGTCACGCGGCATGTCAGGCTAA of the Candidatus Omnitrophota bacterium genome contains:
- a CDS encoding peptidylprolyl isomerase, whose amino-acid sequence is MKRIMFGILAAALLLSFAGCANESKRILAKVDGESITLKNFNDRITKLPKQYQDIVKAQKRNYLDDLIMEKLLYKKAVKTGIDKDKETQEIIVEATKKIVIARLVEREVEKKVKVSDDEARKYYDEHSEEFMLPERWRASHILVDTPEEANAIKQKLDQGASFDELAREKSKDATAKIGGDIGYFSRGQLVPEFEEECYKLKVGEVGDVVKTQFGYHVIILTDKKNPEVQEFAAVGDMIRKELEREKKKALLDKMMTDVRSNAKIVINEKLLDEEIKKDAKDTKNPPEAPTGADSGKSE
- a CDS encoding peptidyl-prolyl cis-trans isomerase, whose translation is MKKRFYIKTICVMTLFLFAAAQYAHSVVVDKIVGVVNGEVITQREVAQYLYPVYEEYQKEYTGRNLEEKMMEAEDMVLNQLIEDKLILSEAKKEGIKADNDEVDARIREIAIERFGSEEKFREVLAIQNISFSEMKESLRNDIIKSKIVREKVGSRVIITPSEVRRYYDEHIDEFVEPESAEVFNMLVRKKEAQDDKSKELIKKIKTLIDNGKDFEALAMEYSEGPNAKGGGGLGFISKGEMIKEIDETIFALEPTQVSEIVETPIGYHIFKVTEKLPATSKDFDSAKEEITEAIYKKKIQRNLAKWLKELKENAYISIK
- the pdxA gene encoding 4-hydroxythreonine-4-phosphate dehydrogenase PdxA; protein product: MPISPSSKPLVALTMGDPSGIGAEIILQALAKPAIKKLADYIVIGDLRVLEKANHILQRRGMPSISKPASINVLDLQNVRMGGFSFGKERADYGRASIEYIREAFRLVRSGAADSIVTAPINKSSAKKSGFKFPGHTEYLAAQSGAKDYVMMLAGGPLRVSLVTRHVRLKKVSRILTSAKIERTINITLKALKDDFGISRPRVGVCALNPHASDGGIFGNEEKKIISPAVNKFRRQGVSGPYPADALFYDAYHGRFDCVICLYHDQGLIPLKMIARDSGVNITLGLGFVRTSPDHGTAFDIAGKGKADPRSMEMAIKMAVDMAVNRKRYAFKKRN
- the mfd gene encoding transcription-repair coupling factor, with the translated sequence MFESIKIYKNEKLDLEGLLAELYHYGYEHVQRVAECGDFSRHGEVVSIFPVTFSDPIRLELKNDTIEKIRSYDIETGRAIEEHNAVIILPLKGIHKKTIRSKAVELSERSPIDSFVDIEPGNRVVHVEHGIGIYRGVERHKQGAKIMDNIVIEYAEGDKLYVPFSDINLVQKYIGFEKKSTIHKLGGKLWKRAKLAAQKGINNLALELLELAVKREAMEGFQFSKDADWQKELEGNFPFKETPDQAKAAEEVKGDMEKPKPMDRLICGDVGYGKTEVALRAAFKAVMDNKQVAMLVPTTILAEQHYNTFTGRMKKYPVSIAMLSRFNTGSEQKRILQLLKDGKIDIVIGTHRLLSLDVGFKDLGLVIIDEEQRFGVKHKETLKKMRLMVDVLTMTATPIPRTLYMSLMSAKDMSQLETPPQDRLPIKTTILRYDEGAIKEAIEREVSRKGQVYFVTNRIRGIEKIAYHLEKLCRDAKIDVAHGQMPPRALESAMLKFIKGDTDVLLSTAIIESGIDIPNANTIIINNADRFGLADLYQLRGRVGRFKRQAYAYLVMSKEGSSATLAQSRLDTIHKFTALGSGFRIAMKDLEMRGAGNILGSEQHGYINSIGFDLYCRLLKGAVSAYKKTLRIGA